The following proteins come from a genomic window of Diorhabda carinulata isolate Delta chromosome X, icDioCari1.1, whole genome shotgun sequence:
- the LOC130901826 gene encoding annexin B9-like isoform X1 produces the protein MAPTVHPYEDFNDEEDAKALKQAFKGFGTDEDAVIEILTKCSNEQRREIATRFKTMYGKDLIKELKSELRGNFEDVMVALMTEPIEFQAKQLHKAISGLGTDENTLVEILGVHNNEEVVKIAQAYEGLYQRSLESDIKGDTSGTLKRLLVGLSTGCRDESDIVDEDAAFKDAQDLLQAGELLFAGTEESVFNSVFCQRNLPQLRRVFDKYEEIVGHSIEKAIENEFSGTARDAMLQLISCVRDKISYLAKRLHDSMSGIGTDDRTLIRIVVSRSEIDLQEIKEEFEKLYGITLAERIADDTSGDYKKALLMIVG, from the exons CCAACAGTACATCCTTATGAAGATTTCAATGATGAAGAAGATGCGAAGGCATTGAAACAAGCTTTCAAAGGTTTTGGTACTGATGAAGATGCTGTTATTGAAATTCTCACTAAATGTAGTAATGAACAGAGAAGGGAGATTGCTACTAGGTTTAAAACCATGTATGGTAAG GATTTGATTAAAGAACTGAAGAGTGAATTGAGAGGAAACTTtgaggatgtcatggttgcaCTAATGACTGAGCCCATAGAATTCCAAGCCAAACAATTACATAAAGCCATTAGTGGTCTGGGAACAGATGAGAATACTTTAGTTGAAATATTGGGTGTTCATAATAATGAAGAAGTTGTTAAAATTGCTCAAGCTTATGAAGGAT tatatcaACGGTCTTTAGAATCAGATATTAAAGGAGATACCTCAGGTACCTTGAAAAGGTTATTAGTTGGATTATCTACA gGTTGTAGGGATGAATCTGACATAGTTGATGAAGATGCTGCATTTAAGGATGCACAAGATCTACTTCAAGCTGGAGAACTACTTTTTGCTGGTACAGAAGAGTCAGTTTTCAATTCTGTCTTCTGTCAAAGGAACCTACCTCAATTAAGAagagtttttgataaatatgaagaaatcgTTGGGCATTCAATAGAAAAAGCCATTGAAAATGAATTCTCAG GAACAGCTAGAGATGCAATGTTGCAATTGATATCATGTGTCAGGGATAAAATATCATATCTAGCAAAAAGACTGCATGATTCAATGTCTGGAATTGGAACAGATGATAGGACATTGATCAGAATTGTAGTATCAAGATCTGAAATAGATCTTCAGGAGattaaagaagaatttgaaaaattatatggaatAACTTTGGCTGAAAGGATAGCG
- the LOC130901826 gene encoding annexin B9-like isoform X2: protein MAPTVHPYEDFNDEEDAKALKQAFKGFGTDEDAVIEILTKCSNEQRREIATRFKTMYGKDLIKELKSELRGNFEDVMVALMTEPIEFQAKQLHKAISGLGTDENTLVEILGVHNNEEVVKIAQAYEGLYQRSLESDIKGDTSGTLKRLLVGLSTGCRDESDIVDEDAAFKDAQDLLQAGELLFAGTEESVFNSVFCQRNLPQLRRVFDKYEEIVGHSIEKAIENEFSGTARDAMLQLISCVRDKISYLAKRLHDSMSGIGTDDRTLIRIVVSRSEIDLQEIKEEFEKLYGITLAERIADEVSSDIKKTLLSLVG, encoded by the exons CCAACAGTACATCCTTATGAAGATTTCAATGATGAAGAAGATGCGAAGGCATTGAAACAAGCTTTCAAAGGTTTTGGTACTGATGAAGATGCTGTTATTGAAATTCTCACTAAATGTAGTAATGAACAGAGAAGGGAGATTGCTACTAGGTTTAAAACCATGTATGGTAAG GATTTGATTAAAGAACTGAAGAGTGAATTGAGAGGAAACTTtgaggatgtcatggttgcaCTAATGACTGAGCCCATAGAATTCCAAGCCAAACAATTACATAAAGCCATTAGTGGTCTGGGAACAGATGAGAATACTTTAGTTGAAATATTGGGTGTTCATAATAATGAAGAAGTTGTTAAAATTGCTCAAGCTTATGAAGGAT tatatcaACGGTCTTTAGAATCAGATATTAAAGGAGATACCTCAGGTACCTTGAAAAGGTTATTAGTTGGATTATCTACA gGTTGTAGGGATGAATCTGACATAGTTGATGAAGATGCTGCATTTAAGGATGCACAAGATCTACTTCAAGCTGGAGAACTACTTTTTGCTGGTACAGAAGAGTCAGTTTTCAATTCTGTCTTCTGTCAAAGGAACCTACCTCAATTAAGAagagtttttgataaatatgaagaaatcgTTGGGCATTCAATAGAAAAAGCCATTGAAAATGAATTCTCAG GAACAGCTAGAGATGCAATGTTGCAATTGATATCATGTGTCAGGGATAAAATATCATATCTAGCAAAAAGACTGCATGATTCAATGTCTGGAATTGGAACAGATGATAGGACATTGATCAGAATTGTAGTATCAAGATCTGAAATAGATCTTCAGGAGattaaagaagaatttgaaaaattatatggaatAACTTTGGCTGAAAGGATAGCG